One stretch of Eretmochelys imbricata isolate rEreImb1 chromosome 1, rEreImb1.hap1, whole genome shotgun sequence DNA includes these proteins:
- the LOC144278801 gene encoding olfactory receptor 52P1-like: MSCVRRVSSTTQRSPEKGTLRISEPDGRIDHLMASFNFTHSDPSAFILMGIPGLEDAYMWISIPFSTLYIIGLLGNFMVLFVVGKEQTLHKPMYLLLCMLALTDIGISTSVVPKALCIFWFNLKGITVSGCLTQTFFLHAVSVMHSAVLVTMAFDRYVAICSPLRYATILTNERIAKLGLVALVRAVLFALPLPLLLSRQPFCANRIIPHNYCEHMAVVKMSCGDITVNRMYGLVMAFVVIGLDLMLVALSYGLIIRAILRISSKKAHPKALNTCTTHICVMLTSCILFLFSTLTQRFGQGIAPHIHIIFADLFFLIPPMLNPIIYGVKTKELREKVGKYTCKR, from the exons ATGTCCTGTGTGAGAAGAGTGTCCAGTACTACACAGAGGAGTCCAGAGAAGG GCACCTTGAGAATTTCTGAGCCTGATGGACGCATCGACCACCTCATGGCATCTTTCAACTTCACCCACTCTGACCCTTCAGCATTTATCCTAATGGGCATCCCTGGCCTGGAAGATGCCTATATGtggatttccatccctttctctaCATTATACATTATCGGTCTTTTGGGAAATTTCATGGTTCTGTTTgttgtaggcaaagagcagaCCCTGCACAAGCCAATGTACCTGCTGCTTTGCATGTTGGCACTCACAGACATAGGCATATCTACCTCTGTCGTGCCAAaggcactgtgtatattttggttcaatttgaaagGAATTACTGTGAGTGGCTGCCTCACCCAGACGTTCTTCCTTCATGCGGTTTCTGTTATGCACTCAGCCGTCCTTGTGACAATGGCCTTCGATCGCTACGTTGCCATATGTAGCCCTCTGAGATATGCCACCATCCTCACCAATGAAAGAATAGCTAAGCTAGGGCTAGTGGCTTTGGTAAGAGCTGTTCTctttgctctgcccctgcccctgctcctgagcaggcAGCCATTCTGTGCCAACCGCATTATCCCCCACAATTACTGTGAGCACATGGCTGTGGTGAAGATGTCGTGTGGGGACATCACAGTCAACAGGATGTATGGCTTGGTGATGGCTTTTGTTGTCATTGGGTTAGATCTGATGCTTGTTGCCCTGTCCTATGGTCTGATCATCAGGGCCATCCTCAGAATCTCTTCCAAGAAGGCCCACCCGAAAGCCCTCAACACCTGCACAACACACATCTGTGTGATGCTGACGTCTTGTATTCTTTTCCTCTTCTCCACTCTGACACAGAGGTTTGGTCAGGGCATCGCTCCCCACATTCACATTATCTTTGCCGACCTCTTCTTCCTCATTCCCCCCATGCTCAATCCTATCATTTACGGGGTCAAAACCAAAGA